The stretch of DNA ATCAAGAAATATGCTTTAGAGAATATTTAAGTCAAAACAATGTTGAAAACTATACAAATGAACTTTTAAATTTATTTCCTAATGAAACAGATAATATTTTCACAATATTGTTTGAATATCTTATAAATTATCCTCTAAACTTAAAACAAAACTTTTTTGATGTAATCAAGTCGTGTTTTAAAGTAGGTAATTTGAATAATAAAAATCAAGAGACATATAATTTAATCAACAATTCAGATAATATAATTGATTTCTTTATAGAGTATAAATTAAATACACTAAATTATGAAATTTATAAAAACCCATATGCACAAGATAATCATTATAAAATTTCAGTAATTATTCCCATTTTTAACAATGAAATATTACTCCATCGAACCTTAATGTCAATCGAAAATCAGAGTTTTGGTATTGAAAATATTGAAGTTGTTATGGTTAATGATGCTTCAACAGACAATACCAAAAGTGTTATCAACGAATATGTGGACAAATACCCCAATTTTAAAGCAGTTCACATCAAAAATAGGACTGGATCTGCCGGAACCCCTCGAAATATTGGTTTGAAATTAGCATCCGCAGAATATGTGATTTTTATTGACCATGATGATTTTTTTGAGATAAATGCTTTAGAAAAATTATATAACAAAATTACAAAATATTCATGTGATTTAGTTTACGGAACATACGTTTTAATCAATCATGAAGAAACAATTAAATTTACATATCCTAATGAAAAAAATGGTTATTTTAAAAATCTTGAGGAAAACAAAAGAAGTATCATAACTCCTCCTTCAATTTGGACAAAACTATTTAAAAAAGATTTTTTAATCAAAAACAATATTTTATTTCCAACAATCCTGGGAGAAGATGCAATATTCATGGCCAAATCTTTAAAAAACGCGGAGGGCATTTATTATTTGTGGAATGATGTAATATGCTATTATAATTTAAATGAAAGTTCTTATTCAACAAATGTTTCATGCGATTATTTTGTTGAAGGTTTTGCATCTGAAAAATATTTATATAATCTATTTTGTGAATATGGGCAGATTGAATATTATAAAATCAGAGGTCCGGGGATCCTAGATTTTTATATAAATAGAATACAATACAGTACATTATCAGACGAGGAAATTGAAGATATTTTCCCATTATTTTATGAGTTTTGTGAAAGATTAAATAAATTAAATGTTAAGCCTAAATTAAACAATAACCAAATCGCTTTCGAATATATTGTTAAAAATGATTTAAAAGGTTTTTTAAAGTTTAAAAACTACAAACCAAATAAAATTAAATTATTTTCAAATAAAATACTGGCTAAAATTAACAAACAAGGTTTTTGGTGATAATTTGAAAAAAATTTTATATGTTTTACACTCGGGAATGACTGGTGGAACATTTCACACTACAATGGATTTAATGAATAATTTAAATAAAACTTATGATATTCTAGTTCTAGGTGCTGAAAGTGATTCCTTAAGATTATATTCATTTTCGAATGGAAATATCAAGTTAATTAAAAAATATTCTCGTAATTTCAAGTTACGCAAATCTATTGAAGATACATCAACATTTGTTAATAAATGGTCTGCAAAAGATTTTCACAACTCCTGGGCAACCTATGTTTATTTTGAAATATTAACTAAATATAATGTAGATATAATACACATTATGCATTTAATTAACCATAGCTTTGATTTACCGCAAGTTGCGGATAAATTAAACATTCCTGTTATTCTATCAATACATGATTTTTATTTTTTATGTCCTTTTTACACATTACTTGATGAAAACAATCATTATTGTGAAGCGAAATGCAACCAAAACAATGAAAATTGTTACTTGCCCTGGAATATATTAAATGACATTAATTCAAAAAAGATTATTCCTAAATGGCGAGAAAATGTTTTAAATATGTTTTCATTTATAAACTATTTTATCGCACCCTCTGAAATTATAAAAAAACTATTTTTCTCCGTTTATGATGATGAAAAAATCATTAATGAAACCAATTTTAAAATAATTGAACATGGACGAGATTTTCCAAAAATAACAAAAACATATTATGAACTTCCTTCAGAAGGGAAAAAAATAAAAATTTTATGCTCGGCAAACAATTTAGACATTATGAAAGGTGCTAATGTAATTAAAAATATTAAAAAGTACGACATTGATAATTCAATTGAATTTCATTTTTTGGGGAATTGCGATGAAAATTTATCTAATTATGGCATTACCCATGGAAAATATGAACGAGAAGAATTTTATGATAAGATCTATGAAATAAAACCCTCATTTATTGGAATATTTTCAATTTGGCCAGAATCATTTTGTCATACTCTAACAGAAGCTTGGAGTTGCCACATCCCAGTGATTGGAAGCAATGTTGGTGTTGTTAAAGATAGAATAATTAAAAACAATGGAGGGTGGATTGTTGATATTAACAATTCAAAAAATGCATATAAATCCATTATGGATATTTCAAAAAATTTAGATGATTATAAAAAAGTAGTAGAAAATTTAAAGACAATGCATTTTAAAAATATATTCGAAATGGTTAGCGAATATGTTAGAATATATGATATGGTGGAGTAAAATTGAATCTCTTAAAAAACACAAAAGATTATTATATTATTAAAAAATCAGACTTATTTGATATAGATTGGTTTAAAAATACTTATAATCTACCTACGAATATAAATCCTATAAAACATTACCTAAATCATGGTATTAAAGAAGGTTTAAACCCATCTCCCGATTTTGACACTATATGGTATTTGAATGAACATAAAGATGTTAAAAAAAGTGGAATGGACCCATTTATCCATTATATCAAACATGGAATCAAAGAACATAGATTAACAAAACCTTTGATAACTAAAAACAAGAATAAATTCTCTTTGATAAATTATGATTACAATCCTTGCTTTTTTAAAGATAATAAAAGTTCTATAGATTCTAACATTGTAAACATTGCTATTTTTATTAAAAACAATGTGGAAAATTTACTCCCTACCGAATATATTCGTTTGGCGATTCCATTTTATCATTTATATCTAAAAAAGAATTTTACCCCATTCATTTTTCAAAATAATGATGTCGCAAATTTTAATTTTAAAAAATTTGACATTATTATTGTTCAAAGGGATGCTCTAGATGAAACAAATGCTAAAAATTTAGTAGATATCTGCAAACAACACAATATTAAATTAATCTATGAAATTGATGATGATTTAATAAACATTGATAAAACCCATCCAAATTATGTTGAGTTCATTGAAAAAAAAGAGTCTATTAAATATTTAGTTTCAAATGCGGATGTTGTTACTGTTTCATCAAATAATCTTAAAGAAAAATTACTTAAATATAATTCAGAAATTAAAGTAATAAAAAATTCCCTAAATGATATGTTAAATTTAGAAAATGAAGCTAAAAATAATTCCAATATGGTTAAAATTGGATATATGGGAACATTGACTCATAAAAATGATGTGAAAATTGTTGAAAAACCGCTTGAAAATGTTAAAACTTATTTTGAAAAAAAAGGAAAAAAAGTTGTTTTTGAAATAGTTGGTGTGAGTGAAGATAAAATCAATTGTGCGAACTCAATTAATGTTCCATTTAAATATTCAAAATACCCCTATTTTATCAGATGGCTTAAAAAAATAATAGATTGGGATATTGCAATAGCTCCCTTGGAGCATAATAATATTAATGAATCAAAAAGTGAAATAAAATATTTAGAATACACTTCATTAGGAATTGCTGGAATTTATTCAAATTTTGGAGCATATAAGGAAACAATAAGGAATGATGAAACAGGACTATTAATAAAAAACAATACTGCTGAAGAATGGGAATCCGCATTAATAAATCTTATTGAAAATGAAGATCTTAGAAAAGACATGGTTAAAAATGCATTGAATGATATAAAATATAACTATTCTATTGATTCAACAACCCAATTATGGGATGAACTACTTGAAAACTTGCTAACAAAGGATAAGAAAGAAATTTTTAACAAACCCTCCTTAAAATTATTGTTAAACCCTTTATTTAATAAAGATTATAATATTGTTTCAGAATCTAGATTGATTAATGCTTCAGAGTATCCGATAAATTGCAGTAATCCAATTTACCATTTTCTAAAAACAGGTGTTTTTGAAGGGTTAAATCCTTCTAAAGACTTTAATACACAAAAATATATTGAAAAACATGAAATCGATGTCAATAAAACAAATCCTTTAGTCCACTTTATTGAAAAATTTGTTAATAAATTTAAATATAATCAACTTAACCAAAGAAATATAGAAGATATTCATCAAAACTTAAAAAAAACTGTTACGATTATCATACCAATATATAATGCTTATGAAGATGTGAAAAAATGTATCGAAAGCGTTTTAAAACATTCTACAAAAAATTTTGAATTGCTTTTAATTAATGATGCAAGCTCTGATCAACGAATAGATGCACTACTGAATACATATAAAAATTATTCAA from Methanobrevibacter sp. encodes:
- a CDS encoding glycosyltransferase family 2 protein, which encodes MNENENKLKKCLQTINNQTLKNFETLIVTNNKPPIRNNKINFFNSIENALTNVKSEYILFIDENEYLKNDTCEILYNKSKKDNLDVLYIPILDENMKKSNLHELNEKLQMISPFNFTIFCKKKILEDLNYNNLFYDICRNSKKTDTINQEICFREYLSQNNVENYTNELLNLFPNETDNIFTILFEYLINYPLNLKQNFFDVIKSCFKVGNLNNKNQETYNLINNSDNIIDFFIEYKLNTLNYEIYKNPYAQDNHYKISVIIPIFNNEILLHRTLMSIENQSFGIENIEVVMVNDASTDNTKSVINEYVDKYPNFKAVHIKNRTGSAGTPRNIGLKLASAEYVIFIDHDDFFEINALEKLYNKITKYSCDLVYGTYVLINHEETIKFTYPNEKNGYFKNLEENKRSIITPPSIWTKLFKKDFLIKNNILFPTILGEDAIFMAKSLKNAEGIYYLWNDVICYYNLNESSYSTNVSCDYFVEGFASEKYLYNLFCEYGQIEYYKIRGPGILDFYINRIQYSTLSDEEIEDIFPLFYEFCERLNKLNVKPKLNNNQIAFEYIVKNDLKGFLKFKNYKPNKIKLFSNKILAKINKQGFW
- a CDS encoding glycosyltransferase encodes the protein MKKILYVLHSGMTGGTFHTTMDLMNNLNKTYDILVLGAESDSLRLYSFSNGNIKLIKKYSRNFKLRKSIEDTSTFVNKWSAKDFHNSWATYVYFEILTKYNVDIIHIMHLINHSFDLPQVADKLNIPVILSIHDFYFLCPFYTLLDENNHYCEAKCNQNNENCYLPWNILNDINSKKIIPKWRENVLNMFSFINYFIAPSEIIKKLFFSVYDDEKIINETNFKIIEHGRDFPKITKTYYELPSEGKKIKILCSANNLDIMKGANVIKNIKKYDIDNSIEFHFLGNCDENLSNYGITHGKYEREEFYDKIYEIKPSFIGIFSIWPESFCHTLTEAWSCHIPVIGSNVGVVKDRIIKNNGGWIVDINNSKNAYKSIMDISKNLDDYKKVVENLKTMHFKNIFEMVSEYVRIYDMVE
- a CDS encoding glycosyltransferase — translated: MNLLKNTKDYYIIKKSDLFDIDWFKNTYNLPTNINPIKHYLNHGIKEGLNPSPDFDTIWYLNEHKDVKKSGMDPFIHYIKHGIKEHRLTKPLITKNKNKFSLINYDYNPCFFKDNKSSIDSNIVNIAIFIKNNVENLLPTEYIRLAIPFYHLYLKKNFTPFIFQNNDVANFNFKKFDIIIVQRDALDETNAKNLVDICKQHNIKLIYEIDDDLINIDKTHPNYVEFIEKKESIKYLVSNADVVTVSSNNLKEKLLKYNSEIKVIKNSLNDMLNLENEAKNNSNMVKIGYMGTLTHKNDVKIVEKPLENVKTYFEKKGKKVVFEIVGVSEDKINCANSINVPFKYSKYPYFIRWLKKIIDWDIAIAPLEHNNINESKSEIKYLEYTSLGIAGIYSNFGAYKETIRNDETGLLIKNNTAEEWESALINLIENEDLRKDMVKNALNDIKYNYSIDSTTQLWDELLENLLTKDKKEIFNKPSLKLLLNPLFNKDYNIVSESRLINASEYPINCSNPIYHFLKTGVFEGLNPSKDFNTQKYIEKHEIDVNKTNPLVHFIEKFVNKFKYNQLNQRNIEDIHQNLKKTVTIIIPIYNAYEDVKKCIESVLKHSTKNFELLLINDASSDQRIDALLNTYKNYSNIKIINNQSNFGFVTSVNIGLKNSENDVIILNSDTIVTPKWIEKLTIAAYSDGKIATATPFSNNAGVFSVPKMNEKNNIPQHLGLNGMANIVEKSSNHTYMRVPTGNGFCMYIKRDAINSIGYFDDITFERGYGEENDFCMRAKANGWENIIDDATFIFHNENSSFGDEKNKLIKKHMKLLLKKHPTYENEVSKFINSKKLNEMQQNISYSLLNKNITKKRILQISKSKKIDVNENYENYLFCITEPLTLYYVVDGYLFKINEWSSKKVEEISFNIIINLEIDEIICDGKSEKINKKQ